From a single Miscanthus floridulus cultivar M001 chromosome 8, ASM1932011v1, whole genome shotgun sequence genomic region:
- the LOC136473382 gene encoding uncharacterized protein isoform X1, with translation MLTLILFGRYQISLISMMSEHLAHPFVAQRPEAHEAILKVLDLQCVVKVLENPNCLNGLKKPAESPVGIAMVGKYTGLSYSYLSVIKLFCMRWLLWTGNLWWTGFLPVIFKILWQKRFMMPIKKAWESLKGAYGVLVPGGFGDREVQEKILATKYAREFHILLFAWVCKSQ, from the exons ATGCTGACTTTGATTTTATTTGGCAGATACCAAATATCATTAATCTCCATGATGTCAGAACATTTGGCACATCCCTTTGTTGCTCAGA GACCAGAAGCCCATGAAGCTATTTTGAAAGTGCTAGACCTTCAGTG CGTGGTCAAAGTTCTCGAAAACCCCAATTGTCTCAATGGACTGAAAAAGCCTGCAGAATCTCCG GTTGGGATTGCTATGGTTGGAAAGTATACTGGCCTGTCATATTCCTACCTATCTGTTATCAAG CTCTTTTGCATGCGTTGGTTGCTTTGGACAGGAAACTTGTGGTGGACTGGGTTCCTTCCTGTGATCTTTAAGATTCTATGGCAGAAGAG ATTCATGATGCCTATAAAAAAAGCATGGGAGTCGCTAAAG GGTGCATATGGTGTGTTGGTGCCAGGTGGGTTTGGAGACAGAGAAGTCCAAGAGAAAATTCTTGCTACAAAATATGCGCGAGAATTCCATATCTTGCTATTTGCTTGGGTATGCAAATCACAGTGA
- the LOC136473382 gene encoding uncharacterized protein isoform X2 — MMSEHLAHPFVAQRPEAHEAILKVLDLQCVVKVLENPNCLNGLKKPAESPVGIAMVGKYTGLSYSYLSVIKLFCMRWLLWTGNLWWTGFLPVIFKILWQKRFMMPIKKAWESLKGAYGVLVPGGFGDREVQEKILATKYAREFHILLFAWVCKSQ, encoded by the exons ATGATGTCAGAACATTTGGCACATCCCTTTGTTGCTCAGA GACCAGAAGCCCATGAAGCTATTTTGAAAGTGCTAGACCTTCAGTG CGTGGTCAAAGTTCTCGAAAACCCCAATTGTCTCAATGGACTGAAAAAGCCTGCAGAATCTCCG GTTGGGATTGCTATGGTTGGAAAGTATACTGGCCTGTCATATTCCTACCTATCTGTTATCAAG CTCTTTTGCATGCGTTGGTTGCTTTGGACAGGAAACTTGTGGTGGACTGGGTTCCTTCCTGTGATCTTTAAGATTCTATGGCAGAAGAG ATTCATGATGCCTATAAAAAAAGCATGGGAGTCGCTAAAG GGTGCATATGGTGTGTTGGTGCCAGGTGGGTTTGGAGACAGAGAAGTCCAAGAGAAAATTCTTGCTACAAAATATGCGCGAGAATTCCATATCTTGCTATTTGCTTGGGTATGCAAATCACAGTGA